A genome region from Natronosalvus rutilus includes the following:
- a CDS encoding YeaH/YhbH family protein has protein sequence MGLRDDLDRFREVGEERREDLSEFIQYGDLSGGNRNDIQIPIKIVSLPGFEYDQRDQGGVGQGDGGTPDVGQPVGQPQPQPGDGDDGEEGEPGEEGGEHEYYEMDPEEFAQELDEELGLDLEPKGKRVIEEKEGPYTDLTRSGPDSTLDFERMFKEGLKRKLTMDFDEEFVREVCKVEGITPREVFEWARSENLPVSMAWIEDAHAEAADDRGTWASIEDVEENVERETVHEQIRRDGIKHVPFRREDERYRYPEIIEEKEKNVVVVNIRDVSGSMREKKRELVERTFTPLDWYLTGKYDNAEFVYIAHDADAWEVEREEFFGIRSGGGTRISSAYELARELLEEYPWNDWNRYVFAAGDSENSSNDTEEGVIPLMESIPANLHAYVETQPSGNAINATHAEELERHFGDGDDVAVAYVNSEEDVTDAIYRILSTEAGDSDE, from the coding sequence ATGGGACTGAGAGACGACCTCGATCGATTCCGCGAAGTCGGCGAAGAGCGCCGCGAAGACCTCTCGGAGTTTATCCAGTACGGCGACCTGAGCGGTGGCAATCGAAACGACATCCAGATCCCGATCAAGATCGTCTCCCTGCCGGGATTCGAGTACGATCAGCGCGACCAGGGTGGCGTCGGGCAGGGCGACGGCGGCACCCCGGACGTGGGTCAGCCGGTCGGTCAGCCACAGCCCCAGCCTGGCGACGGCGACGATGGCGAGGAGGGCGAACCCGGCGAGGAGGGCGGCGAGCACGAGTACTACGAGATGGACCCCGAGGAGTTCGCCCAGGAACTCGACGAGGAACTCGGCCTGGACCTCGAGCCGAAGGGCAAGCGCGTCATCGAGGAGAAGGAGGGGCCGTACACGGACCTCACGCGCTCGGGCCCGGACAGCACCCTCGACTTCGAGCGTATGTTCAAGGAGGGACTCAAGCGGAAGCTGACGATGGACTTCGACGAGGAGTTCGTCCGTGAAGTCTGCAAGGTCGAGGGGATCACTCCGCGAGAGGTCTTCGAGTGGGCCCGCAGCGAGAACCTCCCCGTGTCGATGGCCTGGATCGAGGACGCCCACGCCGAGGCGGCCGACGACCGCGGGACGTGGGCGTCCATCGAGGACGTCGAGGAAAACGTCGAGCGCGAGACGGTCCACGAGCAAATTCGACGCGACGGCATCAAGCACGTTCCCTTCCGGCGCGAGGACGAACGCTACCGCTACCCCGAGATCATCGAGGAGAAAGAGAAGAACGTCGTCGTCGTCAACATCCGGGACGTCTCGGGGTCGATGCGCGAGAAGAAGCGAGAACTCGTCGAGCGGACGTTCACCCCGCTGGACTGGTACCTCACCGGGAAGTACGACAACGCCGAGTTCGTCTACATTGCCCACGACGCCGACGCCTGGGAGGTCGAACGCGAGGAGTTCTTTGGCATCCGCTCCGGTGGAGGAACCCGCATCTCGAGTGCGTACGAACTCGCCCGGGAACTCCTCGAGGAGTACCCCTGGAACGACTGGAACCGCTACGTCTTCGCCGCCGGCGACTCCGAGAACTCGAGCAACGACACCGAGGAGGGCGTCATCCCGCTGATGGAGTCGATTCCGGCGAACCTCCACGCCTACGTGGAGACCCAGCCCAGCGGGAACGCCATCAACGCGACCCACGCCGAAGAACTCGAGCGCCACTTCGGCGACGGAGACGACGTCGCGGTGGCGTACGTCAACAGCGAGGAGGACGTCACCGACGCGATCTACCGCATCCTCAGCACCGAAGCGGGTGATTCAGATGAGTAA
- a CDS encoding SpoVR family protein, producing MSNSDRFHKQAIASDLEEPVREARNLAQRLGLEPYPVKYWIVDYDEMNELIAYGGFQSRYPHWRWGMQYDRQQKQGQYGGGKAFEIVNNDNPAHAFLQESNTTADQKAVITHVEAHSDFFANNEWFGLFTGEAGDGDVNAAATLERHARAIADYMADPEIDRAKVEKWIDNALVLEDTIDQHAVFERRLEMDGPKEGLDDDLAEKLDQLGLSDEVRGEVFDDEWLAGLENSDAGAEFPSEPQSDVLAFVREYGKQYDEESGKAREMEPWQRDVLDMMRTEAYYFAAQKMTKIMNEGWAAYWESTMMTDEGFAGDDEFLNYADHMAKVLASPGLNPYSLGMALWEYVENTTNRREVLERLLRVEGISWRNLSDVVDFEDVLEVLEPPSAIASITGDSLDALQDVPESWIDQEALEAARDGEINVGRYPWKVLTHEGLARRHYSLVKPQNRGFLARVSQNDLESIGRYLFDDARYGSVEEALADVDFSAGWDRMLDVRESHNDVTFLDAFLTQEFITANDYFTYEHSRATGQFHVSSVNAEDVKKKLLLQFTNFGKPSIAVYDGNYDNANELLLGHRYNGVMLDIPQATATLERVFELWGRPVNLLTIVKEVDDHDVEVARRRNREPEAKEVGKRIRYDGEEVTVEDVPWEAVEHLTADDVDYDTKPEEWLA from the coding sequence ATGAGTAACTCCGACCGATTCCACAAACAGGCGATCGCCTCCGACCTCGAGGAACCCGTCCGCGAGGCGCGCAACCTCGCGCAAAGACTCGGCCTCGAGCCCTATCCGGTGAAGTACTGGATCGTCGACTACGACGAGATGAACGAACTCATCGCCTACGGGGGCTTCCAGTCGCGCTATCCTCACTGGCGCTGGGGCATGCAGTACGACCGCCAGCAGAAACAGGGTCAGTACGGCGGCGGCAAGGCCTTCGAAATCGTCAATAACGACAACCCGGCCCACGCCTTCCTCCAGGAGTCGAACACGACGGCCGACCAGAAGGCCGTCATCACCCACGTCGAGGCCCACTCGGACTTCTTCGCGAACAACGAGTGGTTCGGCCTCTTCACGGGAGAGGCGGGCGACGGCGACGTCAACGCCGCCGCCACGCTCGAGCGCCACGCCCGGGCCATCGCCGACTACATGGCCGACCCCGAGATCGATCGCGCTAAGGTCGAAAAGTGGATCGACAACGCGCTCGTCCTGGAGGACACGATCGACCAGCATGCCGTCTTCGAGCGTCGCCTCGAGATGGACGGCCCCAAGGAGGGCCTCGACGACGACCTCGCCGAAAAGCTCGACCAGCTGGGGCTCTCCGACGAGGTGAGAGGCGAGGTCTTCGACGACGAGTGGCTGGCGGGACTCGAAAATTCGGATGCGGGCGCCGAATTTCCGAGCGAACCGCAGTCCGACGTGCTCGCGTTCGTCCGCGAGTACGGCAAGCAGTACGACGAGGAATCGGGGAAGGCCCGCGAGATGGAACCCTGGCAGCGCGACGTCCTCGACATGATGCGCACCGAGGCGTACTACTTCGCCGCCCAGAAGATGACGAAGATCATGAACGAGGGCTGGGCAGCCTACTGGGAGTCGACGATGATGACCGACGAGGGCTTCGCCGGCGACGACGAGTTTCTCAACTACGCCGACCACATGGCGAAGGTGCTCGCCTCGCCGGGGCTCAATCCCTACAGCCTTGGCATGGCCCTGTGGGAGTACGTCGAGAACACCACCAATCGTCGAGAGGTACTCGAGCGCCTGCTCCGCGTGGAGGGCATCTCCTGGCGCAACCTCAGCGACGTCGTCGACTTCGAGGACGTGCTCGAGGTACTCGAACCGCCATCCGCCATCGCCTCGATCACCGGCGACTCACTCGACGCCCTCCAGGACGTGCCCGAATCCTGGATCGACCAGGAAGCCCTCGAGGCTGCTCGCGACGGCGAGATCAACGTCGGTCGCTACCCGTGGAAGGTACTGACCCACGAGGGACTCGCCCGGCGCCACTACTCGCTCGTGAAACCCCAGAACCGCGGGTTCCTGGCTCGCGTCAGCCAGAACGACCTCGAGTCGATCGGGCGCTACCTGTTCGACGACGCCCGCTACGGGTCGGTCGAGGAGGCGCTCGCGGACGTCGACTTCAGCGCCGGCTGGGACCGAATGCTGGACGTCCGAGAGAGCCACAACGACGTCACCTTCCTCGACGCCTTCCTGACCCAGGAGTTCATCACCGCGAACGACTACTTCACCTACGAGCACTCGCGGGCGACCGGTCAGTTCCACGTCTCGAGCGTCAACGCGGAGGACGTCAAGAAGAAGCTCCTCTTGCAGTTCACCAACTTCGGCAAACCCAGTATCGCCGTCTACGACGGCAACTACGACAACGCGAACGAACTCCTGCTGGGCCATCGGTACAACGGCGTGATGCTCGACATTCCGCAGGCGACAGCCACGCTCGAGCGCGTTTTCGAGCTGTGGGGTCGGCCCGTCAACCTGCTGACCATCGTCAAGGAGGTCGACGACCACGACGTTGAGGTGGCCAGGCGACGAAATCGCGAGCCCGAAGCCAAAGAGGTGGGCAAGCGCATTCGGTACGACGGCGAGGAGGTGACGGTGGAGGACGTGCCCTGGGAGGCCGTCGAGCACCTCACCGCCGACGACGTCGATTACGACACGAAGCCCGAGGAGTGGCTGGCCTGA